The following proteins come from a genomic window of Yinghuangia sp. ASG 101:
- a CDS encoding NUDIX hydrolase, which translates to MYAWVLDPWARVLLLDVGGGRMNLPGGTPEPFDADWRATLRREVLEEADVTVRDVVWLGFQEVCSDGEPPYAQIRVAARLDRWWPSSPDPDNGRVYARRWVPLGEAAPMLGWGGPGRAQEAAVARVARDIYGMVVAAGIAQGASAASAVVMQVV; encoded by the coding sequence GTGTACGCCTGGGTACTCGATCCGTGGGCTCGGGTTCTGCTCCTGGATGTCGGTGGTGGGCGGATGAACCTTCCCGGCGGAACACCGGAGCCGTTCGACGCGGACTGGCGGGCCACGTTGCGCAGGGAGGTCCTGGAGGAAGCGGACGTCACCGTTCGTGATGTGGTGTGGCTCGGTTTCCAGGAGGTCTGTTCCGACGGGGAGCCGCCGTACGCGCAGATCCGCGTCGCTGCTCGTCTCGACCGGTGGTGGCCCTCGTCTCCGGACCCTGACAACGGCCGTGTGTACGCCCGGCGATGGGTCCCTCTCGGCGAGGCCGCCCCGATGCTGGGCTGGGGCGGGCCGGGCCGAGCGCAGGAAGCGGCGGTGGCTCGTGTCGCGAGGGACATCTACGGGATGGTGGTTGCTGCCGGGATCGCCCAGGGGGCGAGCGCGGCGAGCGCGGTGGTGATGCAAGTCGTGTAG
- a CDS encoding winged helix-turn-helix transcriptional regulator, with protein sequence MPENSRTGDVRAPVAAALRAREHALAKHAVSVLAPRWTAWILQALAERGDHGLTRNEFNNGLPFMPNSSATVRLNQLSALGLVTHDIRHRTSHYTISDAGQATLPAQERLAVWARAHYTDARPTPNADATEIALGQIMGKNTLDILAVARTVGTMEVPDLRTVLPNATYVHLTYCVQDMQQRGLLERVERGRYALSNAARDVEPALAALAAWAGTYARTNEPPPGNSQTKNPARVLPTTATTARAVPPEVRKAPAALAVRFSHPPQPFDHTSAAATTRSGRGR encoded by the coding sequence TTGCCCGAAAACTCACGCACCGGTGACGTACGCGCGCCCGTTGCCGCAGCTCTCCGCGCTCGGGAACACGCACTCGCCAAGCACGCGGTCAGCGTTCTGGCTCCGCGATGGACAGCGTGGATCCTGCAAGCACTCGCCGAACGCGGCGACCACGGCCTCACCCGCAACGAGTTCAACAACGGGCTGCCGTTCATGCCGAACTCATCCGCGACCGTACGCCTCAACCAGCTCAGCGCACTCGGTCTCGTCACACACGACATCCGCCACAGGACCAGTCACTACACGATCAGCGACGCCGGCCAGGCGACCCTGCCCGCGCAAGAACGTCTGGCAGTGTGGGCCCGCGCCCACTACACCGACGCGCGTCCGACGCCCAATGCCGATGCCACGGAAATTGCACTTGGCCAGATCATGGGCAAGAACACCCTCGACATCCTCGCCGTCGCGCGGACCGTCGGCACGATGGAAGTCCCGGACCTGCGTACCGTGTTGCCCAACGCCACATACGTCCACCTGACCTACTGCGTCCAGGATATGCAGCAACGCGGACTACTCGAACGCGTCGAGCGTGGTCGGTACGCCCTCAGCAACGCGGCACGCGACGTGGAGCCGGCTCTCGCCGCTCTCGCCGCTTGGGCGGGTACATACGCGAGAACCAACGAACCTCCACCGGGAAACTCCCAGACGAAGAACCCGGCGCGCGTGCTGCCGACGACTGCGACCACAGCGCGAGCCGTCCCACCTGAGGTCCGCAAGGCCCCGGCCGCTCTCGCCGTACGGTTCTCGCACCCGCCCCAGCCGTTCGATCACACTTCTGCGGCGGCGACCACGCGTAGCGGGCGCGGCCGATGA
- a CDS encoding DUF2797 domain-containing protein produces MDRSSSIATDTRLDDPRPFAVYLAHHGDAGIKIGITAVERGTSRLLEQGAFASVIIGHGALTTARRSETVLGRALGLPERITARAKRAARRAPGTAEQRTSALRETREQALTNPAWPDTLHRIHASALDHTTTYGLSDTGIADHRELAPPTVGDTVTGRIRHAIGCDIYVETPLGLVLVDTRLLAGWGLTTPEPDSPFTAALREPEPTPQKGPETDALF; encoded by the coding sequence ATGGATCGTTCGTCGTCGATCGCCACCGATACCCGCCTGGACGACCCGCGCCCGTTCGCCGTGTACCTCGCCCACCACGGCGACGCGGGCATCAAGATCGGCATCACCGCCGTCGAACGCGGCACGTCCCGGCTTCTGGAGCAAGGCGCGTTCGCCTCCGTGATCATCGGCCACGGCGCGCTGACCACCGCGCGGCGGTCCGAGACCGTCCTCGGGCGCGCGCTCGGGCTGCCCGAGCGCATCACCGCCCGCGCCAAACGCGCCGCCCGCCGCGCCCCGGGAACCGCAGAACAACGCACCTCGGCACTGCGCGAGACGCGCGAGCAGGCGCTCACGAACCCCGCCTGGCCCGACACCCTCCACAGAATCCATGCCTCGGCACTCGACCACACGACCACGTACGGGCTGTCCGACACCGGTATTGCGGACCACCGGGAACTCGCCCCGCCGACAGTCGGCGACACCGTCACCGGACGCATCCGGCACGCCATCGGCTGCGACATCTACGTGGAAACGCCACTCGGTCTCGTCCTGGTCGACACCCGATTGCTCGCCGGCTGGGGGCTGACCACACCCGAGCCGGACTCTCCCTTCACCGCCGCCCTGCGCGAACCCGAACCCACGCCGCAGAAGGGACCCGAAACCGATGCGCTCTTCTGA
- a CDS encoding AAA family ATPase: MRSSDPSNHAPTTRTPRTAAHSIVLEGMPGAGKTTALQALGRRGHHTIGEYVTVDGTPLDHAAHPDHEPDAPHLVNWTLKATLYREPTFGGPVFIDRDWITALAWGHCFGRLPERIRWADTRLRNRTLQLPSRYVVFDLPPHESLHRRGNAVVPSHPWADPEVLARLREFYRDPVGTVTAHDRHLGADLARLPITHIDATRTPDQVHAELAAAVGVPL; this comes from the coding sequence ATGCGCTCTTCTGACCCGAGCAACCACGCGCCCACCACTCGTACCCCCCGCACGGCCGCGCACAGCATCGTGCTGGAAGGCATGCCCGGTGCGGGCAAGACCACCGCGCTGCAGGCCCTGGGCCGTCGTGGACACCACACCATCGGCGAATACGTCACCGTCGACGGCACCCCCCTGGACCACGCCGCCCATCCCGACCACGAGCCCGACGCGCCGCACCTGGTCAACTGGACTCTCAAGGCCACCCTGTACCGCGAACCCACCTTTGGCGGACCGGTGTTCATCGACCGCGACTGGATCACCGCGTTAGCCTGGGGGCACTGCTTCGGCCGACTCCCCGAGCGCATCCGCTGGGCGGACACCCGACTGCGCAACCGGACGCTGCAACTCCCGTCCCGCTATGTCGTCTTCGACCTGCCGCCCCACGAGAGCCTGCATCGCCGAGGCAACGCGGTCGTCCCCTCACATCCGTGGGCCGATCCGGAAGTCCTCGCGCGGTTACGCGAGTTCTACCGCGATCCGGTCGGCACGGTCACCGCGCACGATCGCCACCTCGGTGCCGATCTGGCGAGGCTGCCCATCACCCACATCGACGCGACACGCACACCCGACCAGGTGCACGCCGAACTGGCCGCCGCCGTAGGAGTCCCGCTATGA
- a CDS encoding XRE family transcriptional regulator, whose translation MDSTSNRLRDVLAELDWRPEQLIRRINEHRAARGAAPLHVKAAYPWVRGQRPCRDVENDALSVLRRHSGRPLTLVELGWSGPRRRAGRPVDNPCEADVTDLLDSIQGEPMQRRKFLRNLGGVAVTGTALSLLMPGEATALPVPGPGTSVSAPLLARMEETVRALRDLDDTTGSTGGLDWANTIWQGVARTITGSTYDADQAQRLFTAYVEASETYGWMLFDADKHQASQRVYQVGLKVAQQAAGQASPELDYATRNLLASAAYEQAWIGHHGEAETLLAVATRTTGRPIPARLEAVLADRSVFVAGQRRDKEAVFRAQERAHTALGRAADDGLEQPWWTEWLSTEAVDGSTGRALLAAGDADAAEPYLKHRLVRRDDAYPRDQLVVTLDLARLYALSGAHDEAATVAVEQIRAHTAVKSPRLTARLGDLAQSLAPHADIPQVRELLALTGTTV comes from the coding sequence GTGGACTCCACCTCCAACCGCCTGCGTGACGTGCTCGCTGAACTCGACTGGAGGCCGGAGCAACTGATCCGCCGGATCAATGAGCACCGCGCCGCACGTGGGGCCGCGCCCCTGCACGTCAAGGCCGCCTATCCCTGGGTACGCGGCCAACGACCGTGCCGCGACGTCGAGAACGACGCGTTATCGGTGCTGCGCCGCCATTCCGGCCGACCGCTGACACTCGTCGAGCTCGGCTGGTCAGGACCCCGACGTCGGGCCGGCCGTCCCGTGGACAACCCCTGCGAAGCGGACGTGACCGACCTGCTCGACTCGATCCAAGGAGAACCAATGCAGCGCCGGAAATTTCTCAGGAACCTGGGAGGCGTGGCCGTCACCGGAACGGCACTGAGCCTGCTGATGCCCGGAGAGGCCACCGCGCTACCCGTCCCAGGGCCGGGAACGAGCGTATCCGCGCCGCTCCTCGCCCGCATGGAGGAAACGGTGCGCGCGCTGCGGGACTTGGACGACACCACGGGGAGCACCGGCGGCCTCGACTGGGCCAACACCATCTGGCAGGGCGTGGCCCGCACCATCACCGGCAGCACGTACGACGCGGACCAGGCCCAGCGGCTGTTCACCGCCTACGTCGAGGCGTCGGAGACCTACGGCTGGATGCTCTTCGATGCCGACAAGCACCAAGCCTCCCAAAGGGTGTACCAGGTCGGCTTGAAGGTCGCCCAGCAGGCAGCCGGCCAAGCGTCTCCTGAACTCGACTACGCCACCCGGAATTTGCTGGCCTCGGCGGCGTACGAGCAGGCGTGGATCGGGCATCACGGCGAAGCCGAGACCCTGCTCGCCGTGGCGACCCGCACGACCGGACGGCCGATCCCCGCACGCCTTGAGGCCGTGCTCGCCGACCGCTCGGTCTTCGTGGCCGGGCAACGCCGGGACAAGGAAGCCGTCTTCCGCGCCCAGGAGCGCGCACACACCGCGCTCGGCAGGGCAGCCGATGACGGGCTGGAACAGCCGTGGTGGACCGAATGGCTGTCCACCGAAGCCGTAGACGGCTCCACCGGGCGCGCTCTCCTTGCTGCGGGCGACGCCGACGCCGCGGAGCCGTATTTGAAACACCGCTTGGTGCGCAGGGATGACGCGTACCCCCGCGACCAACTCGTCGTCACCCTCGATCTCGCACGCCTGTACGCACTGTCCGGAGCCCACGATGAAGCGGCGACCGTCGCCGTCGAACAAATCCGCGCCCACACCGCCGTCAAATCCCCACGCCTCACCGCGCGTTTGGGTGACCTGGCGCAGTCTCTGGCTCCGCACGCCGACATCCCGCAGGTCCGGGAACTCCTAGCGTTGACCGGCACGACCGTTTGA
- a CDS encoding 6-pyruvoyl trahydropterin synthase family protein has protein sequence MMPASVCGDVAGEVVLHVGGPGFDFCAAHSGLHGGVFEPLHGHGYTVRVSVRGRPAPAGMLADFRRVKAVLRAHISQLNNRTLIATAAPGVAVNVGDDAVHVRGGGARFSLPRAWVVLMPTPDTSTEGIAAYLLDRLAPDIRDAAPQADALRVTVEESGTCGATVELLWS, from the coding sequence ATGATGCCCGCGTCGGTTTGCGGGGATGTGGCGGGTGAGGTCGTCCTGCATGTCGGCGGACCGGGGTTCGATTTCTGCGCGGCCCACAGCGGCTTGCACGGCGGGGTGTTCGAGCCGCTGCACGGCCACGGGTACACCGTCCGCGTCAGCGTGCGCGGACGCCCGGCCCCGGCCGGGATGCTCGCCGACTTCCGCCGCGTCAAAGCGGTGCTGCGCGCGCACATCAGCCAGCTGAACAACCGCACGCTGATCGCCACGGCCGCGCCCGGCGTGGCCGTCAACGTCGGCGACGACGCCGTCCATGTCCGCGGCGGCGGGGCGCGGTTCAGTCTGCCGCGTGCGTGGGTGGTGCTGATGCCGACACCGGACACGAGCACGGAGGGGATTGCCGCGTACCTTCTCGACCGGCTCGCACCCGACATCCGGGACGCCGCACCGCAGGCGGACGCGCTTCGGGTCACGGTCGAGGAGTCCGGCACGTGCGGGGCCACGGTCGAGTTGCTGTGGTCGTGA
- a CDS encoding glycosyltransferase family 4 protein yields MTGPIVAVAVHDGWYGAGTGAGRSNQALLGAIAGAIAPGVRLAVLPVRLSPGSPGHDSRFHTAARAQLAAVPHQVIALDNGTAGRHRFGDLAAFRHLSRSAADAVHALASDTPRGLLIGVDQPFVGLGTLVSLDTSWTLLYLPRSFAAHHADHARARFEATGLDGWRARGAWFGAISSHMRDMLTLSGVPHDRVLDIPGGLTPGDDVPLTHAPAVPPAAEAGFVLAFGRAEPYKGWDDLIDAALLLRSRSFAIPHLLLAAVTDGAPTDYQRHLAARLNRERLDATLWTRYTPGIPGLLHHPGVKAVVVPSRAEPLGRIPLEAFAAHAAPVVATTAGGLAETVIDSITGYTCRPADPADLADTLRRALSAAPTDVAALRANGAALVARRDYTTCITTALAALAPWAIPAATTIP; encoded by the coding sequence ATGACCGGGCCGATCGTCGCGGTGGCGGTACACGACGGCTGGTACGGAGCCGGAACCGGCGCAGGGCGCTCCAACCAAGCGCTCCTCGGCGCCATCGCCGGTGCAATCGCCCCCGGAGTGCGCCTCGCGGTCCTGCCGGTCCGTCTTTCCCCCGGCAGCCCCGGCCATGACTCCCGCTTCCACACCGCCGCACGCGCCCAACTCGCGGCCGTACCCCACCAGGTCATCGCCCTCGACAACGGAACAGCCGGCAGGCACCGCTTCGGAGACCTCGCGGCATTCCGCCACCTGAGCCGGTCCGCCGCCGACGCTGTCCACGCGTTGGCATCCGACACGCCCCGGGGGCTCCTGATCGGCGTCGACCAGCCGTTCGTCGGACTCGGCACCTTGGTGAGCCTCGACACCTCCTGGACCCTGCTCTACCTTCCGCGCTCCTTCGCCGCCCACCACGCCGACCACGCCCGCGCCCGCTTCGAGGCCACCGGCCTTGACGGTTGGCGGGCACGCGGCGCTTGGTTCGGGGCCATCAGCAGCCACATGCGGGACATGCTGACCCTCAGCGGTGTCCCGCACGACCGCGTCCTCGACATCCCCGGCGGCCTGACGCCCGGCGACGACGTACCACTCACCCACGCGCCTGCCGTACCCCCTGCGGCCGAAGCGGGCTTCGTACTCGCGTTCGGCCGCGCCGAACCGTACAAGGGCTGGGACGACCTGATCGACGCCGCGCTCCTCCTGCGATCCCGCAGCTTCGCCATCCCGCACCTGCTGCTCGCCGCGGTCACCGACGGCGCCCCCACCGACTACCAGCGCCACCTCGCGGCCCGACTGAACCGGGAACGCCTCGACGCCACCCTGTGGACCCGCTACACACCCGGCATCCCCGGCCTGCTGCACCACCCCGGTGTGAAAGCCGTCGTCGTCCCGTCCCGCGCCGAACCCCTCGGCCGGATCCCCCTCGAAGCGTTCGCCGCCCACGCTGCACCGGTTGTCGCCACCACCGCCGGTGGCCTGGCCGAAACCGTGATCGACAGCATCACCGGGTACACCTGCCGCCCTGCGGACCCGGCCGACCTCGCCGACACACTCCGCCGCGCACTGTCGGCCGCACCCACCGACGTGGCCGCCCTGCGCGCCAATGGCGCGGCCCTCGTCGCACGGCGCGACTACACGACTTGCATCACCACCGCGCTCGCCGCGCTCGCCCCCTGGGCGATCCCGGCAGCAACCACCATCCCGTAG
- a CDS encoding relaxase/mobilization nuclease domain-containing protein — protein MVPDISRGNRTIGLLFYLFGPGRRDEHVDPHIVASWDGFTPDPGRHPGATVQQLADALDLRVRQRERQGRGRPTDYVWHCPVRADPGDRALTDDEWATVARRIVAATGIAPDRDPHGCRWVAVRHDDNHIHIVATTVRANLALARNSYDYQRAQAECRKIEKDFGLRQLNTGDGTAAKRPTSAERAKAERAGTKLTPREQLRDAVRLAATGAANEREFFARLRRSGVLVKERTAPSGDITGYAVALVADRNKDAAPIWFSGSTLAGNLSLPKLRDRFAARPDGEKAPENLGRSSPNPPENAGFAHSGRPGGHRPPTPLSRAGRARQDAAEGLDQATEHLNATTNSPADASHRTLVIDSVRKAAAYAADIGEVIDAIAESEPSGTTRTDLKAAARAYERAARSRIHAATTIQRALRGAARDIISAGPVRPEDGGAVGTALSALVVAVIAAYRWHDAREHLQQAAAAREAADHLWAAYLRSGPVTVLRTSVLALSASDRRRHTRASLQALPVHMRKRVTDIGCDILVATLAEAELDGHDTRALLQQAVIQRELDTATDPAHVLAWRIRRLADLPGPSPRTRAQPAKATSGTTHQAPQFATLRGPRRRS, from the coding sequence GTGGTCCCCGACATCAGCAGAGGTAACCGCACGATCGGGCTCCTCTTCTACCTGTTCGGACCCGGACGCCGTGACGAGCATGTCGACCCGCATATCGTGGCGTCCTGGGACGGATTCACGCCCGACCCCGGACGCCACCCCGGGGCGACCGTCCAGCAGCTCGCGGACGCCTTGGACCTGCGCGTCCGGCAGCGCGAACGCCAAGGACGCGGACGCCCCACCGATTACGTCTGGCACTGCCCCGTCCGTGCCGACCCCGGTGACCGCGCCCTCACCGACGACGAGTGGGCCACCGTCGCCCGTCGCATCGTCGCCGCGACCGGCATCGCCCCTGACCGCGACCCGCACGGCTGCCGGTGGGTCGCTGTACGCCACGACGACAACCACATCCACATCGTCGCCACCACCGTGCGGGCCAACCTGGCCCTCGCCCGCAACAGCTACGACTACCAGCGCGCGCAGGCCGAATGCCGGAAGATCGAAAAAGACTTCGGGCTGCGGCAACTCAATACCGGCGACGGCACTGCCGCGAAAAGGCCCACCAGCGCCGAACGGGCCAAAGCCGAACGCGCGGGTACCAAACTCACTCCGCGCGAGCAACTCCGTGACGCCGTACGCCTCGCCGCCACCGGGGCAGCGAACGAACGGGAGTTTTTCGCCCGACTACGACGCTCCGGCGTGCTCGTCAAGGAACGTACCGCCCCCTCGGGCGACATCACCGGCTACGCCGTCGCGCTGGTCGCCGATCGCAACAAGGACGCCGCACCGATCTGGTTCTCCGGCTCCACACTCGCCGGCAACCTTTCCCTCCCCAAACTCCGCGACCGGTTCGCCGCCCGTCCGGACGGCGAGAAAGCCCCCGAAAACCTGGGCCGAAGCAGCCCAAACCCGCCTGAGAATGCTGGCTTCGCCCATAGCGGTCGACCCGGCGGACACCGGCCACCCACACCGCTATCCCGCGCCGGCCGAGCGCGACAAGACGCCGCCGAGGGCCTGGACCAAGCCACCGAACACCTCAACGCGACCACGAACTCCCCCGCTGACGCCAGCCACCGGACGCTCGTAATCGACAGCGTCCGGAAAGCAGCCGCTTATGCGGCCGATATCGGCGAAGTCATCGACGCCATCGCCGAGTCAGAGCCATCGGGCACGACCCGAACCGACCTCAAGGCCGCGGCCCGCGCATACGAACGCGCGGCGCGGTCGCGGATCCACGCGGCGACGACAATCCAGCGTGCCCTCCGAGGCGCGGCCCGCGACATCATCAGCGCCGGCCCCGTGCGCCCCGAGGACGGAGGCGCCGTCGGCACCGCGCTCTCGGCCTTGGTCGTCGCCGTCATCGCCGCCTACCGGTGGCATGACGCGCGAGAGCACCTCCAACAAGCGGCAGCGGCCCGCGAAGCCGCCGACCATTTGTGGGCCGCATATCTGCGGTCCGGCCCAGTCACGGTGCTACGGACCTCCGTGCTTGCCCTTTCGGCCTCGGACCGCCGCCGTCACACACGGGCCTCTCTTCAGGCCCTGCCCGTCCATATGCGCAAGCGGGTCACCGATATCGGCTGCGACATCCTGGTCGCTACCCTCGCCGAGGCCGAGCTCGACGGTCACGACACCCGCGCGCTGCTGCAACAAGCCGTCATTCAACGCGAACTCGACACCGCCACCGATCCGGCGCATGTCCTCGCGTGGCGCATTCGCCGCCTCGCCGACCTTCCCGGCCCCAGCCCCCGAACGCGCGCGCAGCCCGCGAAGGCGACAAGCGGCACTACACATCAAGCACCCCAGTTCGCGACGCTCCGAGGGCCGCGGCGTCGCAGCTGA
- a CDS encoding DUF317 domain-containing protein, whose amino-acid sequence MTPEELDALTKDQWRDLLVTPRYLAGTGADLDAALRPLFAAGFVHHIGDDGEVFAHSPCHRIRVAFLPENEEPGLWHVTASRSPVSPLDWKAVFDAEVPVEVVTAVTTAVIAELAAERGQRHLTLPVDTSVWRPLRAAGWQPAPARHNQTRLVSPDGYASFLCNRSEVEYGEEMGPGPYTWHASIGVGRITSDITFTGETPIHLVAACTAALADPAPVIRTRNSIRRYLLPHLDIRLATPEPEPGRSSLGFRPKPSILPGTPNSAQGRRR is encoded by the coding sequence ATGACCCCAGAGGAACTTGACGCCCTCACCAAGGATCAGTGGCGCGACCTCCTGGTGACTCCGCGCTACCTCGCCGGCACCGGAGCCGATCTCGACGCCGCCCTGAGGCCGCTGTTCGCGGCCGGGTTCGTCCATCACATCGGCGACGACGGCGAGGTTTTCGCCCACAGCCCGTGCCACCGTATCCGGGTCGCGTTTCTGCCGGAAAATGAGGAGCCGGGGCTGTGGCACGTCACAGCGAGCCGTTCGCCCGTATCCCCGCTGGACTGGAAGGCCGTGTTCGACGCCGAGGTACCGGTCGAAGTGGTCACGGCCGTCACGACCGCCGTCATCGCTGAGCTTGCTGCCGAACGTGGACAGCGCCACCTGACCTTGCCGGTCGACACGTCCGTCTGGCGTCCGCTTCGCGCGGCCGGATGGCAGCCCGCCCCGGCCAGGCACAACCAGACGCGTCTGGTCTCGCCGGACGGGTACGCATCGTTTCTCTGTAACCGCTCGGAGGTTGAGTACGGGGAGGAAATGGGCCCAGGCCCCTACACATGGCACGCGTCCATAGGCGTAGGCCGCATCACGAGCGACATCACGTTCACCGGCGAAACCCCCATTCATCTCGTCGCCGCGTGCACTGCTGCCCTCGCCGACCCGGCTCCAGTGATTCGTACTCGCAACTCGATCCGCCGCTACTTGTTGCCCCACCTGGACATCCGGCTCGCGACACCGGAACCAGAGCCTGGCCGTTCGTCCCTGGGCTTCCGTCCGAAGCCATCAATCCTCCCCGGAACGCCCAACTCCGCGCAGGGGAGAAGGCGTTGA
- a CDS encoding DUF4913 domain-containing protein: protein MRRDTADGITPGSDTIAFDFPYADATDSDEERSYLRRAPAESLPTADPYAVDDEDDVPEDPEELAAMAGSLLGIVRVQRTMLDQRATIPQPEEHLSAYLTTGSSTPETSSSFLPTLDGAQYDTELARLVDWVDGYLLATYGREVSANRPWCQRWPEHPEAVARLHSLWLAYGQHVDEEAGPSGMAVWHRDILDPTLAQLRAPDGPFAACGTRAGSETHRLLEPPGPTLSVANAA from the coding sequence TTGCGGCGTGACACCGCCGACGGAATCACTCCCGGGAGCGACACCATCGCATTCGATTTCCCCTATGCCGACGCCACGGACAGCGACGAGGAACGCTCTTACCTGCGCCGTGCGCCTGCAGAGTCCCTGCCGACCGCGGACCCGTACGCGGTCGACGACGAAGACGACGTACCCGAAGACCCCGAAGAACTCGCCGCGATGGCCGGATCCTTACTCGGCATCGTCCGCGTGCAACGCACGATGCTCGATCAACGGGCGACGATCCCGCAGCCCGAGGAGCACCTTTCCGCTTATCTGACGACCGGAAGTTCGACGCCGGAAACATCGTCCAGCTTCCTGCCAACTCTCGACGGCGCACAGTACGACACCGAACTCGCGCGCCTGGTTGACTGGGTGGACGGCTACCTCCTCGCCACGTACGGCCGCGAAGTCAGCGCGAACCGGCCCTGGTGCCAACGATGGCCCGAACACCCCGAAGCGGTCGCCCGGCTCCACAGCCTGTGGCTCGCTTATGGACAGCATGTCGACGAAGAAGCCGGACCGTCGGGAATGGCGGTCTGGCACCGCGACATCCTCGACCCCACACTCGCGCAACTCCGCGCCCCGGACGGGCCATTCGCCGCGTGCGGGACGCGCGCGGGAAGCGAGACCCACCGCTTGCTGGAGCCGCCCGGGCCCACCCTGTCTGTGGCCAACGCGGCGTGA
- a CDS encoding IS5 family transposase: MSDAEWAVVRAAFPVPRWLEGRGGQPEAYCHREMVDAVRYLVDNGIKWRAMPADLPPWDRVYAFFRRWRDQGLAAEFHDRLRARCRVAAGRAVEPTAGSIDAQSVKAAASVPSASRGYDGGKKINGRKRHIVVDTLGLLLRVLVTAAGVTDREAAARMLPALRARHRHLRRIWADGSYTGDLVDWADEHLDIALTVVKRTDDVRGFVVLPRRWVVERTFGWLMRSRRLARDYETLPTSSETIAWWSMAMLMTRRLARRHRARPRLAPPAAA; encoded by the coding sequence ATGAGTGACGCGGAGTGGGCGGTGGTCCGGGCCGCGTTTCCGGTGCCGCGTTGGCTGGAGGGCCGGGGCGGGCAGCCGGAGGCGTACTGCCACCGGGAGATGGTCGACGCGGTCCGGTACCTGGTCGACAACGGCATCAAGTGGCGGGCGATGCCCGCGGACCTGCCGCCGTGGGACCGGGTCTACGCGTTCTTCCGCCGCTGGCGCGACCAGGGCCTGGCCGCCGAGTTCCACGACCGGTTGCGGGCGCGGTGCCGCGTCGCGGCCGGCCGGGCGGTGGAACCGACCGCGGGCAGCATCGACGCGCAGTCGGTCAAGGCCGCCGCCTCGGTGCCGTCCGCCTCACGCGGCTACGACGGCGGCAAGAAGATCAACGGCCGCAAGCGGCACATCGTCGTCGACACCCTCGGGCTGCTGCTCCGGGTGCTGGTCACCGCGGCCGGCGTCACCGACCGCGAGGCCGCCGCCCGGATGCTGCCCGCGCTGCGGGCCCGGCACCGGCACCTGCGGCGGATCTGGGCCGACGGCTCCTACACCGGCGACCTCGTCGACTGGGCCGACGAACACCTCGACATCGCGCTGACGGTCGTCAAACGCACCGACGACGTGCGCGGCTTCGTCGTCCTGCCCCGGCGGTGGGTGGTGGAGCGCACGTTCGGCTGGCTGATGCGCTCACGGCGCCTGGCCCGCGACTACGAAACCCTCCCCACCAGCAGCGAAACCATCGCATGGTGGTCGATGGCCATGCTCATGACCCGGCGCCTGGCCCGCCGGCACCGAGCACGCCCCCGCCTTGCGCCGCCGGCGGCAGCGTGA
- the folE gene encoding GTP cyclohydrolase I: MPSNTTAGRDLDRAESAAAQMLAAIGVDLAAPGLARTPRRLVNALVEMTTPEAFEPTVFEPVDGHNGLVIVDGIRFTSLCEHHMLPFTGTAHVGYLPRKTLLGLSKFPRVVNALAKSPQVQERLTVAIADWIAEHLAPAGVGVLMHADHTCMTLRGACAHGARTTTSALRGVLLDDVAARAEFMTLAVAR, translated from the coding sequence ATGCCTTCGAACACGACAGCAGGCCGCGACCTGGACAGGGCGGAGAGCGCCGCTGCGCAGATGCTCGCGGCGATCGGTGTGGATCTGGCCGCTCCGGGGTTGGCGCGTACGCCGCGGCGGCTGGTCAACGCGCTGGTCGAGATGACCACGCCGGAAGCGTTCGAGCCGACGGTGTTCGAGCCGGTGGACGGCCACAACGGGCTGGTGATCGTCGACGGCATCCGGTTCACGTCGTTGTGCGAGCACCACATGCTGCCGTTCACGGGCACTGCGCATGTGGGGTATCTGCCCCGCAAGACGTTGCTGGGGCTGAGCAAGTTCCCGCGCGTCGTCAACGCGCTCGCGAAGAGCCCGCAGGTGCAAGAGCGCCTCACCGTCGCCATCGCCGACTGGATTGCCGAGCACTTGGCACCGGCGGGAGTCGGGGTGTTGATGCACGCCGACCACACGTGCATGACGCTGCGGGGCGCGTGCGCGCACGGCGCGCGGACGACCACGAGCGCGCTGCGCGGCGTTCTCCTGGACGACGTCGCAGCACGGGCGGAGTTCATGACGCTGGCGGTGGCCCGATGA